In a single window of the Streptomyces sp. NBC_00285 genome:
- a CDS encoding DUF4142 domain-containing protein: MRSRPPVKGRGIFTGTGIIITGLMATVVALLIPMWSYADRSDTGLSVLSAGTVTTPYGPLSALDREFVTKVRLAGLWEAPAGQQAEQKGTTQAVRTAGAHLVEGHTFLDARVRDVASKLGLALPNEPNDQQKQWLATLNQAQGVDYDRQFANILRLAHGRVFSVVAQVRASTQNSLVRALADDANTTVLDHIKVLEATGYVDFAALAQELAGDSAPPLFNSPAPAGPTADPGAVVPVTPSPYATPFSLPPAASSPAPLPS; this comes from the coding sequence ATGCGATCGCGACCGCCCGTCAAGGGGCGAGGCATCTTCACCGGCACCGGGATCATCATCACCGGCCTGATGGCGACCGTCGTGGCGTTGCTCATCCCGATGTGGTCGTACGCCGACCGCTCGGACACGGGCCTGAGCGTGCTCAGCGCCGGGACCGTGACGACGCCGTACGGCCCGCTCTCCGCGCTGGACCGGGAGTTCGTCACGAAGGTGCGGCTGGCGGGGCTGTGGGAGGCGCCCGCGGGTCAGCAGGCGGAACAGAAGGGGACGACCCAGGCCGTACGGACGGCCGGCGCGCATCTCGTCGAGGGACACACCTTCCTGGACGCGCGCGTGCGTGACGTGGCGTCGAAGCTCGGGCTCGCCCTGCCCAACGAGCCCAACGACCAGCAGAAGCAGTGGCTGGCCACCCTGAACCAGGCGCAGGGCGTCGACTACGACCGCCAGTTCGCCAACATCCTGCGCCTCGCGCACGGCAGGGTGTTCTCGGTCGTCGCCCAGGTCCGCGCGAGCACCCAGAACTCCCTGGTCCGCGCCCTCGCCGACGACGCCAACACCACGGTGCTGGACCACATCAAGGTCCTGGAGGCGACCGGATACGTCGACTTCGCCGCCCTGGCCCAGGAGTTGGCCGGTGACAGCGCCCCGCCTCTCTTCAACTCCCCGGCCCCGGCAGGCCCGACGGCCGACCCCGGCGCCGTCGTGCCAGTCACCCCGTCGCCGTACGCGACGCCCTTCTCCCTACCCCCGGCCGCCTCCAGCCCGGCGCCGCTTCCCTCGTAG
- a CDS encoding DUF692 domain-containing protein — MERLGTGIGWRPEIADAVEGMPGIDWVEAVAENVCPGHLPESLRRLRERGVTVVPHGVSLGLGGAERPDAGRLTALAERAEALGSPLVTEHIAFVRAGGPLTASPRLEAGHLLPVPRTRDALDVLCENIRIAQDALPVPLAVENIAALIAWPGEEMTEGQFLYDLADRTGVRLLIDVANLHTNHVNRGEDPALALAELPLEAIAYVHVAGGFERDGVWHDSHAHPVPRPVLDILTDLSSKVSPPGVLLERDENFPEPGELERELGAIREAVEKGGGTAAGGAWRPAVTEGPSGVPTEPARERLALAQTALLSALVAGTPGPEGFDRVRLGVQARALAGKRADVVAKVAPELPVILGAGYRPAFLAYAQGRPMADGYRRDALEFAEHLMLGGGSGDAGVRRELREWWLERSGPVPRSRPGARLTRATRRVLLRR, encoded by the coding sequence ATGGAGCGACTGGGAACGGGCATCGGATGGCGGCCGGAGATCGCGGACGCCGTGGAGGGCATGCCGGGCATCGACTGGGTCGAGGCCGTGGCCGAGAACGTCTGCCCCGGGCATCTCCCCGAGTCGCTGCGGCGGCTGCGCGAGCGCGGGGTGACCGTGGTCCCGCACGGCGTCTCACTCGGGCTCGGCGGCGCCGAACGGCCCGACGCCGGACGGCTGACCGCGCTGGCCGAGCGTGCCGAGGCGCTGGGCTCGCCGCTGGTCACCGAGCACATCGCGTTCGTCAGGGCGGGCGGCCCGCTCACCGCCTCCCCACGTCTTGAGGCCGGACACCTGCTGCCCGTCCCCCGCACCCGGGACGCCCTCGACGTCCTCTGCGAGAACATCCGCATCGCGCAGGACGCGCTGCCGGTACCGCTCGCCGTCGAGAACATCGCCGCGCTCATCGCATGGCCCGGCGAGGAGATGACCGAGGGACAGTTCCTGTACGACCTCGCGGACCGGACGGGGGTACGGCTGCTGATCGACGTGGCCAATCTGCACACCAACCACGTCAACCGCGGCGAGGACCCGGCCCTGGCGCTCGCCGAACTCCCGCTGGAGGCCATCGCCTACGTCCATGTCGCGGGCGGCTTCGAGCGGGACGGGGTGTGGCACGACAGCCACGCCCACCCGGTCCCGCGCCCGGTCCTCGACATCCTCACCGACCTCTCCTCCAAGGTCTCGCCGCCGGGGGTACTGCTGGAGCGCGACGAGAACTTTCCCGAACCGGGTGAACTGGAGCGGGAGTTGGGAGCGATCAGGGAGGCGGTGGAGAAAGGGGGCGGCACAGCGGCCGGCGGTGCGTGGCGCCCCGCCGTCACCGAGGGACCGTCGGGCGTGCCGACGGAACCCGCCCGTGAGCGGCTCGCCCTCGCCCAGACCGCGTTGCTGTCCGCGCTCGTCGCCGGGACGCCCGGGCCTGAGGGCTTCGACCGGGTGCGGCTGGGGGTGCAGGCGCGGGCGCTCGCGGGGAAGCGGGCGGATGTGGTGGCGAAGGTCGCGCCCGAGCTGCCGGTGATCCTCGGGGCGGGGTATCGGCCGGCGTTTCTGGCGTATGCGCAGGGCCGCCCGATGGCGGACGGGTACCGGCGGGACGCGTTGGAGTTCGCCGAACACCTGATGCTGGGCGGCGGGTCGGGGGATGCGGGGGTGCGGCGGGAGCTGCGGGAGTGGTGGCTGGAGCGTTCGGGGCCGGTCCCGAGGTCACGGCCGGGTGCGCGGTTGACCCGGGCCACGCGGAGGGTGCTGCTGCGGCGGTGA
- a CDS encoding aminoacyl-tRNA hydrolase: MSPDSIPPGDSPFRAERTVRDEAPQFVLPLVVRIERDAPPARTDALETAARAVLVMLGDERSVGDGEWAEVMRDWQDARIRKVVRRARGAEWRRAESLPGITVTGKSAEVRVFPPVPLDGWPKELAKLQVSGTDLDDPEPPVAADPTAPVLWLSPDLDMSAGKAMAQAGHGAQLAWWELSDEERAAWRDAGFPLAVRTADAGRWGELTTSGLPLVRDAGFTEIAPNSSTVVADHPALR, from the coding sequence GTGAGCCCTGATTCGATACCTCCTGGTGACAGCCCCTTTCGTGCCGAGCGCACCGTCCGCGACGAGGCACCGCAGTTCGTGCTGCCGCTGGTCGTGCGGATCGAGCGGGACGCACCGCCCGCTCGCACCGACGCCCTGGAGACCGCCGCCCGCGCAGTGCTCGTCATGCTCGGCGACGAGCGTTCCGTCGGCGACGGCGAGTGGGCCGAGGTCATGCGGGACTGGCAGGACGCCCGGATCCGCAAGGTGGTGCGGCGGGCCCGGGGTGCCGAGTGGCGGCGGGCCGAGTCGCTGCCCGGGATCACCGTGACGGGGAAGTCCGCGGAGGTGCGGGTGTTCCCGCCCGTGCCGCTCGACGGCTGGCCCAAGGAGCTGGCGAAGCTGCAGGTCTCCGGCACCGACCTCGACGATCCCGAGCCGCCCGTGGCGGCGGACCCGACGGCACCCGTGCTGTGGCTCAGCCCGGACCTCGACATGTCGGCCGGCAAGGCGATGGCCCAGGCCGGTCACGGCGCCCAGCTCGCCTGGTGGGAGCTGTCGGACGAGGAGCGGGCCGCCTGGCGCGACGCCGGGTTCCCGCTCGCCGTACGGACCGCCGATGCCGGTCGGTGGGGTGAACTCACCACGAGCGGGCTGCCGTTGGTCCGTGACGCCGGTTTCACCGAGATCGCGCCCAACTCCTCCACGGTCGTGGCGGACCATCCGGCGCTGCGGTGA
- a CDS encoding polysaccharide deacetylase family protein, whose translation MITPVRRALAVCALGAALTACATQAPQAPRAVRPAPTTTAPSASAPATLAPGPGGLTPVFTHGSRTHGRTVALTFDADMTAGQGARAAAGEHFDNPGLIAALRALKVPATVFMTGRWAEEYPDQARSLGRDPLFEVANHSYSHYAFTDDCYGLPTVSGDRMRADVERAYTAFRAAGVPNAMPYFRFPGGCYDRRALRALTPVGVTAVQWDVVSGDAFATDAEAVTRQVLEGVRPGSVVVMHCTRSAAPTTERVVRAVVPELRERGFRFVKVSELIGS comes from the coding sequence GTGATCACTCCCGTACGCCGTGCCCTCGCCGTCTGCGCCCTGGGCGCCGCCCTCACCGCCTGCGCCACCCAGGCGCCACAGGCCCCCCGAGCCGTCCGCCCCGCCCCCACCACGACCGCCCCGTCCGCGTCCGCGCCCGCCACCCTCGCTCCCGGCCCCGGCGGTCTGACCCCCGTCTTCACCCACGGGTCCCGTACCCACGGCAGGACCGTCGCGCTGACCTTCGACGCCGACATGACGGCAGGTCAGGGGGCACGGGCCGCGGCAGGCGAACACTTCGACAACCCGGGGCTGATCGCGGCGCTGCGGGCGCTGAAGGTGCCGGCCACCGTGTTCATGACCGGCAGATGGGCCGAGGAGTACCCCGACCAGGCCCGTTCCCTCGGGCGGGATCCGCTCTTCGAGGTCGCCAACCACTCGTACAGCCACTACGCCTTCACCGACGACTGCTACGGGCTGCCGACGGTGTCCGGTGACCGGATGCGGGCGGACGTGGAGCGGGCGTACACGGCGTTCCGGGCTGCGGGGGTGCCGAATGCGATGCCGTACTTCCGCTTTCCCGGCGGCTGCTACGACCGGCGGGCGCTGCGGGCGCTGACCCCGGTGGGCGTGACCGCCGTCCAGTGGGACGTGGTGAGCGGGGACGCGTTCGCGACGGACGCGGAGGCGGTGACCCGGCAGGTGCTGGAAGGGGTGCGGCCGGGGTCGGTGGTGGTCATGCACTGCACGCGCAGCGCCGCACCGACGACGGAGCGGGTGGTGCGGGCGGTGGTCCCGGAGCTGCGTGAGCGGGGCTTCCGGTTCGTGAAGGTGTCCGAGCTGATCGGGTCCTAG